A window from Ignavibacteriota bacterium encodes these proteins:
- a CDS encoding lipopolysaccharide biosynthesis protein translates to MTEIRKNIRLGIFYTGLSRYSDIVVSIFIGATLARLLTPEEFGIVAIVSVFTNFFNLLSSFGIGAAIVQNQNLNDEDISSIFSFSIIFGFILAAIFFFSAPFIADFYNEPVLINLSRLMAIAILFNSLKIVPSALNSKKLRFKELGIVSVVVHIITGIIAIILAYAGFSYYSLIINSILSGFLTFSAFFYLAPVIPTLKIKIDSIKKILKFSTFQFLFHFINYFAGNTDNLLIGKYFNVSALGFYEKAYKLMLMPVQNLTHVITPVLHPVLSKYQDDKSVIYEAYYKIVKLLAIIGFPLSIFLYFNSREIINIFYGSQWDLSIPVFQLLALAVGIQILLATSGSIFQATNRTDLLFYSGLISTIFVVVGILLGIFIGKDLIYIGYGILTAFSINFFQAFYLLVKISLQKSFTKFLNVLVFPLFLSAVLAAILFSFSYYFFIENVFFSIIIKSIISIVTWGILLYMSKENFHFVLDHVKKMMKK, encoded by the coding sequence ATGACAGAGATTAGAAAAAATATTAGGCTTGGTATTTTTTATACCGGACTTTCAAGATACAGCGATATTGTTGTTAGTATTTTTATTGGTGCAACACTAGCAAGATTGTTAACTCCGGAAGAATTTGGAATAGTTGCAATAGTAAGTGTTTTTACTAATTTTTTTAATCTTCTTAGCAGTTTTGGAATTGGAGCGGCAATTGTCCAAAATCAGAATCTAAATGATGAAGACATTTCTTCAATTTTTTCCTTTTCAATAATATTTGGTTTTATATTAGCAGCAATTTTCTTTTTCTCTGCTCCTTTTATTGCAGATTTTTATAATGAGCCGGTCTTAATTAATTTATCACGGTTAATGGCAATAGCTATTCTGTTTAATTCTTTAAAGATCGTACCAAGTGCGTTAAACTCTAAGAAATTGCGATTTAAAGAATTAGGAATCGTAAGTGTTGTTGTTCACATAATAACAGGCATTATTGCTATTATACTTGCTTATGCAGGTTTTAGTTATTATTCATTAATTATAAATAGTATTTTATCCGGATTTTTAACTTTTTCTGCATTTTTTTATTTGGCACCGGTAATTCCAACATTAAAAATTAAAATAGACTCAATTAAAAAAATTCTAAAATTTTCAACATTTCAATTTTTATTTCATTTCATAAATTACTTTGCAGGAAATACGGATAATTTACTGATAGGAAAATATTTTAATGTTTCAGCTCTTGGTTTCTACGAAAAAGCTTATAAACTAATGCTAATGCCTGTTCAAAATTTAACTCACGTTATAACTCCAGTGCTGCACCCGGTTTTATCAAAATACCAAGATGATAAATCAGTTATCTATGAAGCATATTATAAGATTGTAAAGTTACTTGCAATAATTGGATTTCCTCTATCTATTTTCTTGTATTTTAATTCTAGAGAAATAATTAATATTTTTTACGGTTCGCAATGGGATCTAAGTATTCCGGTATTTCAATTATTAGCACTTGCTGTAGGTATTCAGATTTTATTAGCAACCAGCGGTTCAATTTTTCAGGCAACCAATAGAACAGATTTATTATTTTATTCCGGATTAATAAGCACAATTTTTGTTGTTGTTGGAATTCTTCTCGGAATATTTATTGGTAAAGATTTAATTTATATTGGTTATGGAATTTTAACAGCTTTTTCAATTAACTTTTTCCAAGCATTCTATTTACTTGTTAAAATATCTTTACAGAAATCCTTTACAAAATTTTTAAATGTGTTAGTTTTTCCACTATTTCTAAGTGCAGTTTTAGCCGCAATTCTTTTTAGTTTTTCCTACTACTTTTTTATAGAAAACGTATTTTTTTCCATAATTATTAAATCGATAATTAGTATAGTCACTTGGGGAATTTTGCTATATATGTCTAAAGAAAATTTCCACTTTGTTTTAGATCATGTTAAAAAAATGATGAAGAAATAA
- a CDS encoding T9SS type A sorting domain-containing protein, whose product MLSKVEINNDNQFGFYETDVMPIIDHYELFQNYPNPFNPTTTIKYSIPSSVQSEKSNVKLIIYDVLGKEIETLVNENKSPGNYEVNFNASNFAAGVYYYQLKTGDFVKTKKMVLMK is encoded by the coding sequence ATGCTTTCCAAAGTAGAAATTAACAATGATAATCAATTTGGTTTTTATGAAACCGATGTAATGCCAATAATTGATCATTATGAACTATTTCAAAACTACCCAAATCCTTTTAACCCAACTACAACAATTAAATATTCTATTCCGTCAAGCGTGCAAAGTGAAAAGTCAAACGTAAAACTAATTATTTATGATGTTTTGGGTAAGGAGATTGAAACTTTAGTCAACGAAAACAAATCCCCCGGTAATTATGAAGTGAATTTTAATGCTTCTAATTTTGCTGCGGGAGTTTATTATTATCAACTAAAAACCGGTGATTTTGTTAAAACTAAGAAAATGGTACTTATGAAATAA
- a CDS encoding phenylacetate--CoA ligase family protein produces MNWRKSISYPIISKLQGSSELSHLSDLIISQFYSKSLIEEVQNEKFKNLILNASQNVPYYKKLFKEHGNLSSVKNLNDLSQIPILHRKSIQENYRHFFSDKLNGNEFIETSSGGSTGNPVKLIYSKDTFYRRSAAAKRHDSWANFEFGDKQAIIWGARRDFKKLNLKSKILNYLTNNILIFDSSSISDNELEQFLHTLNKFKPKNILGYAQSLVYVADYINSTNFKLYPPNSIISSAELLTSNDKEKIENAFNAKVFNRYGARETSVIASECEFHNMHVRDEDIILEIVREDGSKCDIGEEGEILITDLINHAFPVIRYKIGDTAVRTKENCPCGRNLSTIKISSGRITDFILTPLNKKVSGVAAIGYLCANIEGLAKVQFHQKEVGTVLVNIVPNKKFDFGILPHLNESIKKFLDNIETKIEIVDEINTTSSGKFRPVINEILNKN; encoded by the coding sequence TTGAATTGGCGAAAAAGTATTTCATATCCAATTATAAGTAAATTGCAAGGTAGTTCGGAATTATCTCACTTAAGTGATTTGATAATTAGTCAATTTTATTCAAAGAGCTTAATTGAGGAAGTTCAAAATGAAAAATTTAAAAATTTGATTTTAAATGCTTCACAAAATGTACCTTACTATAAAAAACTATTTAAAGAACATGGAAATTTATCGAGTGTAAAAAATCTTAATGATTTAAGTCAAATCCCTATTTTACACCGAAAAAGTATTCAAGAAAATTATCGCCATTTTTTTTCAGATAAATTAAATGGTAATGAATTTATTGAAACTTCTTCTGGAGGTTCTACGGGAAATCCGGTTAAATTAATTTATTCAAAAGACACATTTTACCGCAGAAGTGCAGCAGCAAAACGACACGATAGCTGGGCAAATTTTGAATTTGGAGATAAGCAGGCTATAATTTGGGGTGCACGTAGAGATTTTAAAAAACTAAATCTTAAATCTAAAATATTGAATTATCTTACAAACAATATTTTAATTTTTGATAGTTCTTCAATAAGTGATAATGAACTCGAACAATTTTTACATACTTTAAATAAATTCAAACCTAAAAATATACTTGGGTATGCACAAAGTCTTGTTTATGTTGCAGACTATATAAATTCTACCAACTTTAAATTATATCCCCCAAATTCTATTATTTCATCAGCAGAACTATTAACAAGTAATGATAAAGAAAAAATTGAAAATGCATTTAATGCAAAAGTTTTTAACAGATACGGCGCAAGAGAAACAAGCGTTATAGCATCTGAATGTGAGTTTCATAACATGCATGTAAGAGATGAAGATATTATTCTAGAAATTGTACGAGAAGACGGAAGCAAATGCGATATTGGCGAAGAAGGAGAAATATTAATTACTGATTTAATAAATCATGCTTTTCCTGTTATAAGATATAAAATTGGAGATACGGCAGTTAGAACAAAAGAAAATTGTCCATGCGGAAGAAACCTTTCTACAATTAAAATTTCTTCGGGTAGAATTACCGATTTTATTTTAACTCCATTGAATAAAAAAGTAAGCGGAGTTGCGGCAATCGGTTATTTATGTGCAAATATTGAGGGATTAGCAAAAGTTCAGTTTCATCAAAAAGAAGTGGGAACGGTTTTGGTTAATATTGTACCCAATAAAAAATTTGATTTTGGGATACTTCCGCACTTGAATGAAAGTATAAAAAAATTCCTTGATAATATTGAAACGAAGATTGAAATTGTTGACGAGATAAATACAACTTCTTCGGGAAAATTTAGGCCGGTAATTAATGAAATACTAAATAAAAATTGA
- a CDS encoding BACON domain-containing protein: MKNLLLDSLLIFILILFIDIKSQSVSKQGGICFRTDDNQPINMYLEYAEVFDKYDKEFTFALNLAMQEITSDYISKIKTIQSNGHEMMDHTPFHRTNYFHTILGSDFYKNHPGVANIKDNKIELSYVKITEDYAKANYERTGYVDINGNYIISNIGQFKEFKKTDCYLYFPTLDKLVFIDENTGWIDNYKVQIRGFWRNDENLGITKNLKFYNLDINDVHLTPQALNALMKESLRLAEHYNLIRPYTWIQPGGYFPHVYREEIKEGCQTSLAYKAAGVFSNPSLKVFNEFDPNKDKQYGMNFGDFREDIWSLEKCKNFIANRIAKHHVVIGHSHFRELLGGWSGFLERTEKLIQWCIENDIPIRTYSQWADVLYNQIPNPNENIFPSLNIDKDKNNLPDGFEKFTDSYIDMTDGISQDENLSLAINKKGTIAKIIDLAGLEKGKNSFELWTKGATGNFIEIDFQVGSNNQIFKIPAESSIWTKYTLQNSTNGNTSLIIPENISLINVTIRSTNFSSGTTKICGMKMSKENINLPEIELSKNSDILEATSKSTSFSITSNVSWKAESNSSWLTVSPSSGNNNGTITASFSENTNSSPRNAIITVSGGGISKTISITQNGKPSSGGETGNYINIPETLSLGRDAGSTTVNVNSNITWTVKDNTGSVGGWISKSPKSLTGNGTITVRYLANNTGKDRIGQLIFLIVVLQKLLTFFNLLRPLYQVSIHFR, encoded by the coding sequence ATGAAAAATTTACTTTTAGACTCATTGCTTATCTTTATTCTAATTCTATTTATTGACATTAAAAGTCAAAGTGTTTCTAAACAAGGAGGGATCTGTTTTAGAACAGATGATAACCAACCAATAAATATGTATTTAGAATATGCAGAAGTTTTTGATAAATACGATAAAGAATTTACTTTTGCACTAAATTTAGCAATGCAGGAAATCACATCAGACTACATTAGTAAAATAAAAACCATTCAATCCAATGGTCATGAAATGATGGATCATACACCATTTCATAGAACAAATTATTTTCACACAATCCTTGGTTCAGATTTTTATAAAAATCATCCTGGAGTTGCAAATATTAAAGATAATAAAATTGAACTATCTTATGTTAAAATAACAGAGGATTATGCAAAAGCAAATTATGAAAGAACCGGTTATGTTGATATAAATGGTAATTATATCATTAGTAATATTGGACAATTCAAAGAATTTAAAAAAACAGATTGTTATCTCTATTTTCCAACATTAGATAAATTAGTTTTTATTGACGAAAATACCGGCTGGATTGATAATTATAAAGTGCAAATACGTGGATTTTGGAGAAATGATGAAAATTTAGGTATTACTAAAAATTTAAAGTTTTATAATCTTGATATTAATGACGTACATTTAACCCCACAAGCATTAAATGCCTTAATGAAAGAATCATTAAGATTGGCAGAACATTATAATTTAATTCGTCCATATACTTGGATACAACCAGGTGGTTATTTCCCCCATGTATATAGAGAAGAAATTAAAGAAGGATGCCAAACTTCTTTAGCTTATAAAGCTGCTGGTGTGTTTTCAAATCCAAGTTTAAAAGTATTTAATGAATTTGATCCGAATAAGGATAAGCAATACGGAATGAATTTTGGTGATTTCAGAGAAGATATATGGTCATTAGAAAAATGTAAAAATTTTATTGCTAACAGAATTGCTAAACATCATGTTGTTATCGGGCATAGTCACTTTAGAGAATTGCTTGGCGGTTGGAGCGGCTTTCTTGAACGTACTGAAAAATTAATTCAATGGTGTATCGAAAACGATATCCCAATAAGAACATATTCTCAATGGGCTGATGTTTTATATAATCAAATTCCGAACCCAAACGAAAACATATTTCCAAGTTTAAATATTGATAAGGACAAAAACAATCTTCCCGATGGTTTTGAAAAGTTTACTGATTCTTATATAGATATGACAGATGGAATATCTCAAGATGAAAACTTGTCTTTGGCAATAAATAAGAAAGGTACAATAGCGAAAATTATTGATCTTGCTGGACTTGAAAAAGGAAAGAATTCATTTGAGTTATGGACCAAAGGAGCTACTGGAAATTTTATTGAAATTGACTTTCAAGTTGGTTCTAACAACCAAATTTTCAAAATCCCTGCTGAAAGTTCTATATGGACAAAATATACTCTCCAAAATTCAACTAATGGCAATACATCCTTAATTATTCCAGAAAATATTTCTTTAATAAATGTTACAATTAGAAGTACAAATTTTAGTTCCGGAACTACTAAAATTTGTGGAATGAAAATGAGTAAAGAGAATATAAATCTCCCAGAAATTGAACTTAGTAAAAATTCAGATATTTTAGAAGCTACTAGCAAAAGTACAAGTTTTAGCATTACATCAAATGTAAGTTGGAAAGCAGAAAGCAATTCCAGTTGGTTAACAGTTTCTCCTTCTTCTGGAAATAATAATGGAACTATTACCGCTAGTTTTTCTGAAAACACTAACTCTTCTCCAAGAAATGCTATTATTACTGTTTCAGGCGGTGGTATTTCTAAAACTATTTCCATTACTCAAAATGGTAAACCTTCTTCGGGCGGTGAAACTGGTAATTATATAAATATTCCTGAAACTTTATCCTTAGGAAGAGATGCCGGTTCTACTACTGTTAATGTTAATTCTAATATTACTTGGACCGTTAAAGATAATACCGGTTCTGTTGGTGGATGGATTAGTAAATCTCCTAAATCTCTTACCGGTAACGGGACTATTACTGTACGTTACTTAGCTAACAATACTGGTAAAGACAGAATAGGTCAGCTTATTTTTCTGATAGTGGTATTACAAAAACTATTAACGTTTTTCAATCTGCTTCGACCTCTGTACCAAGTATCAATTCACTTTCGGTAA
- a CDS encoding CapA family protein, whose amino-acid sequence MKIAVLGDIVANYVEKTKLDLDVFLNDYRNSTILKTLSEFDFVIGNLEAPITNSENEIFKTGPAIKNPKEVIEILKLSNINVVTLANNHIYDFGEIGLTETINICNQNGIKTVGAGKSLDEITKPLILEKNDQKIAVINFAENEFNTISLDDKIIGSNSLDLINLFYQISNVKGKVDYVIVISHGGHEQYNYPSPRIKKLYRYLIDLGADALIAHHPHVPQGYEVYNGKPIYYSTGNFIFPSTEENFSNHHGYVVGLDLIQDKIIYNIYPYKQCWENFKVDVMERNEKTNFVNLIETLSTEITNDNVLQENWAKFCETRKDSFFNSLFPFNQRIVNKLTKFSIQSLFVPEKHFLKILNLIRCESHKDILIQSIKKKVYR is encoded by the coding sequence ATGAAAATTGCGGTCTTGGGCGATATTGTTGCAAATTATGTTGAGAAAACAAAATTGGATTTAGATGTTTTTCTTAATGATTATAGAAATTCAACAATATTAAAAACACTAAGTGAATTTGATTTTGTTATTGGAAATCTTGAAGCTCCGATAACAAATTCAGAAAACGAAATATTTAAAACCGGACCTGCAATTAAAAATCCTAAAGAGGTTATTGAAATTTTAAAACTTTCGAATATTAATGTTGTCACTTTGGCAAATAATCATATTTATGATTTTGGAGAAATTGGATTAACCGAAACAATTAATATTTGCAATCAAAATGGAATTAAAACAGTTGGAGCCGGTAAAAGTTTAGATGAAATAACAAAACCACTAATTTTAGAAAAAAATGATCAAAAAATTGCAGTAATTAATTTTGCCGAAAATGAGTTCAACACAATTTCTTTAGATGATAAAATTATTGGCAGTAATAGTTTGGATTTAATAAACCTATTTTATCAAATATCTAATGTAAAAGGGAAAGTCGATTATGTTATCGTTATTTCTCATGGAGGTCATGAGCAGTACAATTACCCAAGTCCGAGAATAAAAAAATTATATAGATATCTTATTGATTTAGGTGCCGACGCACTAATTGCCCACCATCCTCATGTACCGCAAGGCTATGAAGTATACAATGGAAAGCCAATTTATTATAGTACAGGAAATTTTATTTTTCCTTCAACAGAAGAAAATTTTTCAAATCATCATGGGTATGTTGTAGGTTTGGATTTAATTCAAGATAAAATAATTTATAATATTTACCCTTACAAACAATGTTGGGAAAATTTCAAAGTTGATGTTATGGAAAGAAATGAAAAAACAAACTTTGTTAATTTAATTGAAACTCTTTCAACAGAAATAACTAATGATAATGTTTTACAAGAAAATTGGGCAAAATTTTGTGAAACACGAAAAGATTCATTTTTTAATTCTTTATTCCCTTTTAATCAGAGAATAGTAAATAAATTAACAAAATTTTCTATTCAATCTTTGTTTGTACCAGAAAAGCATTTTTTAAAAATATTAAATCTCATAAGATGTGAAAGCCATAAAGATATTTTAATTCAATCCATCAAAAAGAAAGTTTATAGATAA
- a CDS encoding T9SS type A sorting domain-containing protein codes for MRKLVSNKFVLFYLIYIYTSLIFPSQESSEIILFTISPNIHLNYGCNYPITYEIKIPANSSNLIVYKKNTSLENWFRLEVKKSNDFFNGIEAVRFDYKNNIAFVSVNFQNYSDSIFIKICDNQNNILRIKYLGTSRYYDNRNAVVVTTADDYSGASAGFNKAFKLFRERNLWLSCAVITSRLSKSEWINLQKEIDLGKIEINSHSSSHIYPYADNYYEVVNSKNDIINNLNLPLTYKNGNLEYVYSYVYPFGTWGKNIDLLAGANNYIVCRTVLENEIDFSNWNKDFNMYNRVGVVYEVGPVNMGVSGISDINILKKTFNNVISKNGIYHFSIHPNNVESTGDYEKSYFTEHLDFISNKNYLWYVGFGHLYLYHLLTENVFQSALTSVPSINSLSVNTSTQTVSAISGNTNFTITSNVSWKAESNSSWLTVSPSSGNNNGTITASFSENTNSSPRNAIITVSGGGISKTISITQNGKPSSGGETGNYINIPETLSLGRDAGSTTVNVNSNITWTVKDNTGSVGGWISKSPKSLTGNGTITVRYLANNTGKDRIGQLIFSGSGITKTINVFQSASTSVPSINSLSVNTSTQTVSAISGNTNFTITSNVSWKAESNSSWLTVSPSSGNNNGTITASFSENTNSSPRNAIITVSGGGISKTISITQNGKPSSGGETGNYINIPETLSLGRDAGSTTVNVNSNITWTVKDNTGSVGGWISKSPKSLTGNGTITVRYLANNTGKDRIGQLIFSGSGITKTINVFQSASTNMLSKVEINNDNQFGFYETDVMPIIDHYELFQNYPNPFNPTTTIKYSIPSSVQSEKSNVKLIIYDVLGKEIETLVNENKSPGNYEVNFNASNFAAGVYYYQLKTGDFVKTKKMILLK; via the coding sequence ATGCGAAAATTAGTTAGTAATAAATTTGTGTTGTTTTACCTAATTTATATATATACTTCTCTAATATTTCCTTCTCAAGAATCTTCGGAAATTATTCTTTTCACAATTAGTCCCAATATCCATCTAAATTATGGATGCAATTATCCCATTACATATGAAATAAAAATACCTGCAAACAGTTCTAATTTAATTGTTTATAAGAAAAATACATCTTTGGAAAATTGGTTTAGATTAGAAGTGAAAAAATCGAATGATTTTTTTAATGGAATTGAAGCTGTTAGATTTGACTATAAAAATAATATTGCTTTTGTATCCGTTAATTTTCAAAATTACTCTGATTCAATTTTTATTAAAATTTGTGACAATCAGAACAATATTTTAAGAATAAAGTACCTCGGCACATCTAGATATTACGATAATCGAAATGCTGTAGTAGTCACTACTGCAGATGATTATTCAGGTGCCTCGGCAGGTTTTAACAAAGCATTTAAACTTTTTAGAGAAAGAAATCTATGGCTATCTTGTGCCGTTATTACAAGTAGATTAAGTAAATCAGAATGGATAAATTTACAAAAGGAAATTGATTTGGGAAAAATTGAAATTAATTCTCATAGTTCGTCACACATTTACCCTTATGCAGATAATTACTATGAAGTTGTAAATTCAAAAAATGATATAATAAATAATTTGAATTTACCATTAACATATAAAAACGGCAATCTTGAATATGTTTATTCTTACGTCTATCCTTTTGGAACATGGGGAAAAAATATTGATTTATTAGCAGGGGCAAATAATTACATAGTATGTCGTACGGTTCTTGAAAATGAAATTGATTTTTCAAATTGGAATAAAGATTTTAATATGTATAACAGAGTAGGTGTAGTTTATGAAGTTGGGCCAGTAAATATGGGAGTCTCAGGTATTTCTGACATAAATATTCTAAAAAAAACATTTAACAATGTTATTTCAAAAAATGGAATATATCATTTTTCCATTCATCCGAATAATGTAGAGTCAACTGGAGATTACGAGAAATCATATTTTACTGAACATCTAGATTTTATTAGTAACAAAAATTATTTATGGTATGTAGGATTTGGACACCTATATTTATATCATTTACTTACTGAAAACGTTTTTCAATCTGCTTTGACCTCTGTACCAAGTATCAATTCACTTTCGGTAAATACTTCCACCCAAACTGTTTCTGCTATTTCTGGAAATACCAATTTCACAATTACATCAAATGTAAGTTGGAAAGCAGAAAGCAATTCCAGTTGGTTAACAGTTTCTCCTTCTTCTGGAAATAATAATGGAACTATTACCGCTAGTTTTTCTGAAAACACTAACTCTTCTCCAAGAAATGCTATTATTACTGTTTCAGGCGGTGGTATTTCTAAAACTATTTCCATTACTCAAAATGGTAAACCTTCTTCGGGCGGTGAAACTGGTAATTATATAAATATTCCTGAAACTTTATCCTTAGGAAGAGATGCCGGTTCTACTACTGTTAATGTTAATTCTAATATTACTTGGACCGTTAAAGATAATACCGGTTCTGTTGGTGGATGGATTAGTAAATCTCCTAAATCTCTTACCGGTAACGGGACTATTACTGTACGTTACTTAGCTAACAATACTGGTAAAGACAGAATAGGTCAGCTTATTTTTTCTGGTAGTGGTATTACAAAAACTATTAACGTTTTTCAATCTGCTTCGACCTCTGTACCAAGTATCAATTCACTTTCGGTAAATACTTCCACCCAAACTGTTTCTGCTATTTCTGGAAATACCAATTTCACAATTACATCAAATGTAAGTTGGAAAGCAGAAAGCAATTCCAGTTGGTTAACAGTTTCTCCTTCTTCTGGAAATAATAATGGAACTATTACCGCTAGTTTTTCTGAAAACACTAACTCTTCTCCAAGAAATGCTATTATTACTGTTTCAGGCGGTGGTATTTCTAAAACTATTTCCATTACTCAAAATGGTAAACCTTCTTCGGGCGGTGAAACTGGTAATTATATAAATATTCCTGAAACTTTATCCTTAGGAAGAGATGCCGGTTCTACTACTGTTAATGTTAATTCTAATATTACTTGGACCGTTAAAGATAATACCGGTTCTGTTGGTGGATGGATTAGTAAATCTCCTAAATCTCTTACCGGTAACGGGACTATTACTGTACGTTACTTAGCTAACAATACCGGTAAAGACAGAATAGGTCAGCTTATTTTTTCTGGTAGTGGTATTACAAAAACTATTAATGTTTTTCAATCTGCTTCGACTAATATGCTTTCCAAAGTAGAAATTAACAATGATAATCAATTTGGTTTTTATGAAACCGATGTAATGCCAATAATTGATCATTATGAACTATTTCAAAACTACCCAAATCCTTTTAACCCAACTACAACAATTAAATATTCTATTCCGTCAAGCGTGCAAAGTGAAAAGTCAAACGTAAAACTAATTATTTATGATGTTTTGGGTAAGGAGATTGAAACTTTAGTCAACGAAAACAAATCCCCCGGTAATTATGAAGTGAATTTTAATGCTTCTAATTTTGCTGCGGGAGTTTATTATTATCAACTAAAAACCGGTGATTTTGTTAAAACTAAAAAAATGATTTTGCTTAAATAA
- a CDS encoding BACON domain-containing protein, translating to MTASFSENTNSSPRNAIITVSGGGISKTISITQNGKPSSGGETGNYINIPETLSLGRDAGSTTVNVNSNITWTVKDNTGSVGGWISKSPKSLTGNGTITVRYLANNTGKDRIGQLIFSGSGITKLLMFFNLLRLICFPK from the coding sequence ATTACCGCTAGTTTTTCTGAAAACACTAACTCTTCTCCAAGAAATGCTATTATTACTGTTTCAGGCGGTGGTATTTCTAAAACTATTTCCATTACTCAAAATGGTAAACCTTCTTCGGGCGGTGAAACTGGTAATTATATAAATATTCCTGAAACTTTATCCTTAGGAAGAGATGCCGGTTCTACTACTGTTAATGTTAATTCTAATATTACTTGGACCGTTAAAGATAATACCGGTTCTGTTGGTGGATGGATTAGTAAATCTCCTAAATCTCTTACCGGTAACGGGACTATTACTGTACGTTACTTAGCTAACAATACCGGTAAAGACAGAATAGGTCAGCTTATTTTTTCTGGTAGTGGTATTACAAAACTATTAATGTTTTTCAATCTGCTTCGACTAATATGCTTTCCAAAGTAG